The Deltaproteobacteria bacterium genome window below encodes:
- a CDS encoding NUDIX domain-containing protein: MTTSSHRGAVAIVTNVGRTRFFVQRKDADYRPHPRGFSLFGGAIEPDESPAAALARELVEELGEGAATLRAAPAVPVFLARTLAAGFTVSLFEIVLDDGALEACAAVPVLEGECGEVVDRDRLRALDWIAGVDELVAAYLEQRSAGARGRTDP, translated from the coding sequence ATGACCACGTCCTCGCACCGCGGCGCCGTCGCGATCGTCACCAACGTGGGCCGCACCCGCTTCTTCGTGCAGCGCAAGGACGCCGACTACCGCCCGCATCCCCGCGGCTTCAGCCTCTTCGGCGGCGCCATCGAACCCGACGAGTCGCCCGCCGCCGCGCTCGCCCGCGAGCTGGTGGAGGAGCTCGGCGAGGGCGCGGCGACGCTGCGGGCCGCTCCCGCGGTGCCGGTGTTCCTCGCACGCACGCTGGCGGCCGGTTTCACGGTCTCGCTGTTCGAGATCGTGCTCGACGACGGCGCGCTCGAGGCTTGCGCCGCCGTGCCGGTGCTCGAGGGCGAGTGCGGCGAGGTCGTGGACCGCGATCGCCTGCGTGCGCTCGACTGGATCGCCGGCGTCGACGAACTGGTGGCGGCGTACCTCGAGCAGCGCTCGGCGGGCGCCCGCGGCAGGACGGATCCCTGA
- a CDS encoding ABC transporter permease, giving the protein MSVRHVGVVFRKELTDGLRDRRSLFSALVFPLIGPLLVVVMFRFLAQQQAIDGPLPLPVVGAEHAPGLVDYLGRHGVEVEPAPVDAEAAVRTGEAAAVLVIAPSYGERFRASRSAKVELLVDNSRNETRSKVRRVRRVLEGFGAEIGAERLMMRGIDPQIAAPLALAEVDLATPQQLAAQVLNVIPMFVMMAAFIGGMYVATDSTAGERERGSLEPLLGTPVSRTKLVLGKWLATSVLSGTSLLLTLLTAGIALRRAPLEDLGIVMNFGADQAALVVLVMLPVAGLAAGLQLLIATFARSFREAQTYLSVLTLAPMLPGVLLTVMPLDQAAWTMWVPILGQQQVLMDVIRGDAIGLAAIVVPSVIVTVLALVAVRVTAWLFGRERIVFGG; this is encoded by the coding sequence GTGAGCGTTCGTCACGTCGGCGTGGTGTTCCGCAAGGAGCTGACCGATGGTCTCCGCGACCGTCGATCGCTGTTCTCGGCGCTGGTGTTCCCGCTCATCGGCCCGTTGCTGGTGGTGGTGATGTTCCGCTTCCTCGCCCAGCAGCAGGCCATCGATGGACCGCTGCCGCTGCCGGTGGTCGGCGCCGAGCATGCACCCGGGCTGGTCGATTACCTCGGCCGCCATGGCGTCGAGGTCGAGCCCGCGCCGGTCGATGCCGAGGCGGCGGTCCGCACCGGCGAAGCCGCGGCGGTGCTGGTGATCGCGCCCAGCTACGGCGAGCGCTTCCGGGCGTCACGCAGCGCGAAGGTCGAGCTGCTGGTCGACAACTCGCGCAACGAGACCCGCAGCAAGGTTCGCCGCGTCCGCCGGGTGCTCGAGGGCTTCGGCGCGGAGATCGGTGCCGAGCGCCTGATGATGCGCGGCATCGATCCGCAGATCGCGGCACCGCTGGCGCTCGCGGAGGTCGACCTCGCGACCCCGCAGCAGCTCGCCGCGCAGGTGCTCAATGTGATCCCGATGTTCGTGATGATGGCGGCGTTCATCGGTGGGATGTACGTCGCGACCGACTCGACCGCAGGGGAGCGCGAGCGTGGCTCGCTCGAGCCACTGCTGGGCACGCCGGTGTCGCGCACCAAGCTGGTGCTGGGCAAGTGGCTGGCGACGTCGGTGCTGTCGGGCACCAGTCTGCTGCTCACACTGTTGACCGCCGGCATCGCGCTGCGCCGGGCCCCGCTCGAGGACCTCGGCATCGTCATGAACTTCGGCGCCGACCAGGCCGCACTGGTGGTGCTGGTGATGCTGCCGGTCGCAGGGCTCGCGGCCGGCCTGCAGCTGCTCATCGCCACCTTCGCCCGCAGCTTCCGCGAGGCCCAGACATACCTCTCGGTGCTCACGCTGGCGCCGATGCTGCCGGGTGTGTTGCTGACGGTCATGCCGCTCGACCAGGCGGCCTGGACCATGTGGGTGCCGATCCTCGGGCAGCAGCAGGTCTTGATGGACGTCATCCGCGGCGACGCGATCGGTCTGGCCGCGATCGTGGTGCCGAGCGTGATCGTGACGGTGCTCGCGCTGGTCGCCGTGCGAGTCACGGCGTGGCTGTTCGGGCGCGAGCGCATCGTCTTCGGCGGTTAG
- a CDS encoding ATP-binding cassette domain-containing protein, protein MIRAIDLRKAFGEKLAVASVSFEAPDGRITGLLGPNGAGKTTTLRMVGTMVVPDAGRAEIDGRDVQRERDAVRRTLGVLPDARGLYPRLTARENVRYYAQLHDLDGEAIEREINRLFDVLDMGELADRRVHGFSQGERMKVAIARALVHGPRNVMLDEPTNGLDVMSTRAMRDVIRGLRDEGRCVVFSSHVMQEVAALCDEIVVIARGKVAARGTPDELREHTGKADLEDAFVAAIGSEEGLAP, encoded by the coding sequence ATGATCCGCGCGATCGATCTGCGCAAGGCGTTCGGCGAGAAGCTCGCGGTGGCCTCGGTGTCGTTCGAGGCGCCGGACGGACGCATCACCGGCCTGCTCGGGCCCAACGGCGCCGGCAAGACCACCACGCTGCGCATGGTCGGCACCATGGTGGTGCCCGATGCCGGGCGTGCGGAGATCGACGGCCGCGACGTGCAGCGCGAGCGCGACGCCGTGCGCCGAACGCTCGGCGTGCTGCCCGACGCGCGCGGCCTCTATCCGCGCCTGACCGCGCGCGAGAACGTCCGCTACTACGCGCAGCTGCACGACCTCGACGGCGAGGCGATCGAGCGCGAGATCAACCGGCTGTTCGACGTGCTCGACATGGGCGAGCTCGCAGATCGTCGCGTGCATGGCTTCTCGCAGGGTGAGCGCATGAAGGTGGCGATTGCCCGCGCGCTGGTGCACGGCCCTCGCAACGTGATGCTCGACGAGCCCACCAACGGCCTCGACGTGATGAGCACCCGTGCGATGCGCGACGTGATCCGCGGCCTGCGTGACGAGGGCCGCTGCGTGGTGTTCTCGAGCCACGTGATGCAGGAGGTCGCCGCGCTGTGCGATGAGATCGTCGTGATCGCGCGGGGCAAGGTCGCCGCGCGCGGCACCCCCGACGAGCTGCGCGAGCACACCGGCAAGGCCGACCTCGAGGACGCGTTCGTGGCCGCGATCGGCTCCGAGGAAGGACTGGCACCGTGA
- a CDS encoding alpha/beta fold hydrolase, with translation MPDRERWGGTPCRLAGLDRPAQCGTVERPLDPAAPGGATIAIHVARIPASKAARRNPLYFFAGGPGQGAIAAFAPLLSALDELGRDRDIVLVDQRGTGDSSPLACSSDPDAPLSERMSPEVDVALLRRCLAGYQVDPRFFTTEIAVEDLDAVREALGDARIDVIGGSYGTRAALVYTRAHPDRVGHMVLDGVAPVDMAMPSSFGVDGQAALSRVFADCAADPDCGPRFPDLERRFDAYLDGLAGQPRSMTLEDPRTGAVETIVVQRDAIAHAVRGLLYVPQLQALLPLTLDRAVAGDLGPLLAQGSALGGGMSETMSQGMFLSVVCAEDVPFAAVPADPSFLGGAFVRLLQDSCAQWPRANIDPHYRDPIVLETPTLLLSGALDPVTPPRWAEHALEGLPNGRHVVFPAAGHGNLTSACARELIHGFLDDAESLADDCVAESARPPFFLDLAGPPT, from the coding sequence GTGCCGGACCGCGAGCGGTGGGGCGGCACCCCGTGTCGGCTCGCGGGCCTCGATCGCCCCGCCCAGTGCGGCACGGTCGAGCGTCCGCTCGACCCTGCAGCGCCCGGCGGAGCCACCATCGCGATCCACGTCGCGCGCATCCCCGCGAGCAAGGCGGCGCGGCGCAACCCGTTGTACTTCTTCGCCGGCGGTCCGGGGCAGGGCGCCATCGCAGCGTTCGCGCCGCTGCTGTCGGCGTTGGACGAGCTCGGCCGTGACCGCGACATCGTGCTGGTCGATCAGCGTGGCACGGGGGATTCGTCGCCGCTGGCATGCAGCAGCGATCCCGACGCGCCGCTGTCGGAGCGGATGTCACCGGAGGTCGACGTGGCACTGCTGCGCCGCTGCCTCGCGGGGTACCAGGTCGACCCCCGCTTCTTCACCACCGAGATCGCCGTCGAAGACCTCGACGCGGTTCGTGAGGCCCTGGGCGACGCCCGCATCGACGTGATCGGCGGCTCGTATGGCACGCGCGCCGCGTTGGTCTACACCCGAGCGCACCCCGATCGGGTCGGACACATGGTGCTCGACGGCGTGGCGCCGGTCGACATGGCGATGCCATCGTCGTTCGGCGTCGACGGCCAAGCCGCGCTCTCGCGGGTGTTCGCCGACTGTGCGGCGGATCCCGACTGTGGGCCGCGCTTCCCCGACCTCGAGCGGCGCTTCGACGCCTACCTCGACGGGCTCGCTGGCCAGCCGCGATCGATGACGCTCGAGGACCCGCGCACGGGCGCGGTCGAGACCATCGTCGTCCAGCGCGACGCGATCGCCCATGCGGTCCGCGGGCTGCTCTACGTGCCGCAGCTGCAGGCCTTGCTTCCGCTCACCTTGGACCGTGCGGTCGCGGGTGATCTCGGCCCGCTGCTGGCCCAGGGCAGCGCGCTCGGCGGGGGCATGAGCGAGACCATGTCGCAGGGCATGTTCCTGTCGGTGGTGTGCGCCGAGGACGTGCCCTTCGCCGCGGTGCCGGCCGATCCGAGCTTCCTCGGCGGTGCGTTCGTGCGGCTGCTGCAGGACAGCTGCGCCCAGTGGCCGCGCGCGAACATCGATCCGCACTACCGCGATCCCATCGTGCTCGAGACCCCGACACTGCTGCTGTCGGGTGCGCTCGATCCGGTCACGCCGCCGCGCTGGGCCGAGCACGCCCTCGAGGGGCTGCCGAACGGTCGCCACGTGGTGTTCCCCGCCGCCGGGCACGGCAACCTGACCTCGGCGTGCGCGCGCGAGCTGATCCACGGCTTCTTGGACGACGCCGAATCGCTCGCCGACGACTGCGTGGCCGAGTCGGCGCGCCCGCCATTCTTCCTCGACCTCGCGGGGCCACCGACGTGA
- a CDS encoding LysR family transcriptional regulator produces the protein MDLMHLHYFRTIAEIGSMTAAARKLGVAQPTLTSAVKRLEDSLETTLLLRNARGVAVTPTGAALANAASQILALVDETEQRIRGLEREEVGQFAIGCHESLGAYFLPDFMADFLSRAAGIDIRVWNGTSADVREAVLRREVHFGLVVNPQPHDELVLVEAFPDAVAVVARRDLVPRDAAGISALLRKGPLIYAGRVDQCRQIVDALSGLDLLPQRLVSTGDLELTKSLLLAGVGVGILPRRVADYGHRGELVVVDPTLPQIADRIVLCWRADAHRTAAWLRTKAGLLEHANRIAPIPGARPPAS, from the coding sequence ATGGATCTCATGCACCTGCACTACTTCCGCACCATCGCGGAGATCGGCAGCATGACCGCGGCTGCACGCAAGCTCGGCGTCGCGCAGCCGACCTTGACCTCGGCGGTGAAGCGGCTCGAGGACAGCCTCGAGACCACGCTGTTGCTGCGTAACGCCCGCGGCGTGGCGGTCACGCCCACCGGTGCGGCGCTGGCCAACGCGGCCTCGCAGATCCTCGCGTTGGTGGACGAGACCGAGCAGCGCATCCGTGGGCTCGAGCGCGAAGAGGTGGGGCAGTTCGCGATCGGCTGCCACGAGTCGCTCGGAGCCTACTTCTTGCCCGACTTCATGGCCGACTTCCTCAGCCGTGCCGCCGGCATCGACATCCGCGTGTGGAACGGGACCTCGGCGGACGTGCGCGAGGCGGTGCTCCGGCGCGAGGTGCACTTCGGGCTGGTCGTGAACCCGCAGCCCCACGACGAGCTGGTGTTGGTCGAGGCCTTCCCCGACGCGGTCGCCGTGGTCGCGCGCCGCGACCTGGTCCCGCGCGACGCGGCCGGCATCTCGGCGCTGCTCCGCAAGGGTCCGCTCATCTACGCCGGTCGGGTCGACCAGTGTCGGCAGATCGTCGACGCGCTGTCCGGGCTCGACCTGCTGCCACAGCGCCTGGTCAGCACCGGCGATCTCGAGCTGACCAAGAGCCTGCTGTTGGCGGGGGTCGGCGTCGGCATCCTGCCGCGCCGCGTCGCCGACTACGGCCACCGCGGCGAGCTCGTGGTGGTCGATCCGACGCTGCCGCAGATCGCCGATCGCATCGTGCTGTGTTGGCGGGCCGACGCCCATCGTACGGCGGCGTGGCTACGCACCAAGGCCGGGTTGCTCGAGCATGCCAATCGCATCGCGCCGATCCCCGGCGCCCGCCCGCCCGCGTCGTGA
- a CDS encoding site-specific DNA-methyltransferase: protein MTVREGDNLALLPSVRDGSIALVYTDPPFNTGRVQKRVQLRTTGASDGDRRGFGGRRFRTERLGSQQFDDSFGDDYLAFLRPRLEHLRRVLTDDGALLLHLDPREVHYVKVELDRLFGRACFMGEIIWAYDYGARSRRRWPAKHDNILWYVRDPKRYCFDYDAIDRIPYMAPGLVGPEKAARGKTPTDVWWQTIVSPTGREKTGYPTQKPLAIVRRIVRVHSRVGDTLLDPFAGSGTLGEAAARDGRHALLFDASPTAIAVMRRRLATWI, encoded by the coding sequence GTGACGGTGCGCGAGGGCGACAACCTGGCGCTGTTGCCGAGCGTTCGCGACGGCAGCATCGCGCTGGTCTACACCGACCCGCCGTTCAACACCGGGCGGGTGCAGAAGCGCGTGCAGCTGCGCACCACCGGCGCCAGCGATGGCGACCGCCGCGGCTTCGGCGGCCGGCGCTTTCGCACCGAACGGCTCGGCAGCCAACAATTCGACGACAGCTTCGGCGACGACTACCTGGCGTTCCTGCGACCTCGGCTCGAGCACCTGCGACGGGTGCTGACCGACGATGGTGCGCTGCTGCTGCACCTCGACCCCCGCGAGGTCCACTACGTGAAGGTCGAGCTCGATCGCCTGTTCGGGCGCGCGTGCTTCATGGGCGAGATCATCTGGGCCTACGACTACGGCGCGCGGAGTCGTCGACGCTGGCCCGCCAAGCACGACAACATCCTGTGGTACGTGCGCGATCCGAAGCGCTACTGCTTCGACTACGACGCCATCGATCGCATCCCCTACATGGCCCCGGGCCTGGTTGGTCCCGAGAAGGCCGCGCGTGGCAAGACCCCCACCGATGTGTGGTGGCAGACGATCGTGAGCCCGACCGGCCGCGAGAAGACCGGCTACCCCACGCAGAAGCCGCTGGCGATCGTTCGCCGCATCGTGCGGGTGCACTCGCGGGTTGGCGATACGCTGCTCGATCCGTTCGCCGGTAGCGGCACGTTGGGCGAGGCCGCGGCACGCGACGGTCGGCATGCGCTGCTCTTCGACGCGAGCCCGACCGCGATCGCGGTCATGCGACGCCGGCTCGCCACGTGGATCTGA
- a CDS encoding cation diffusion facilitator family transporter → MSDDHSTKHIIQSLMVNLAIAVAKGVAAIFTGSGAMLAEAIHSSADCTNQLLLLLGVRRSAKPPDREHPLGYGRSLYFWSFMVALLLFTGGGVFSIYEGIHKLRHPEPVEQVWLGLTILGFSLLLEGGATLSNIKELRARAKGRPFLRFVRETKDSDLVVIFGENSAATLGLAAAMLALTLAWATGDARWDAVGSIAVGLILVVVAVFLAVEVKSLLMGERADTEVDEAVARIAAADPDIIEVLRVLTLQQGPGEVMVALKLRMRAELTANDLCGAINRFEAALQRERPEVKWSFVEPDVEA, encoded by the coding sequence ATGAGCGACGACCACTCGACCAAACACATCATCCAGTCGCTGATGGTCAACCTCGCGATCGCGGTCGCGAAGGGCGTGGCTGCGATCTTCACGGGCTCGGGTGCGATGTTGGCCGAGGCCATCCACTCCAGCGCCGACTGCACCAACCAGCTGCTGCTGCTGTTGGGGGTGCGTCGATCCGCGAAGCCGCCCGATCGCGAGCACCCGCTGGGCTACGGACGCTCGCTGTACTTCTGGTCGTTCATGGTCGCGCTGCTGCTGTTCACCGGCGGTGGTGTGTTCTCGATCTACGAGGGCATCCACAAGCTGCGTCATCCGGAGCCGGTCGAGCAGGTGTGGCTGGGGCTGACGATCCTCGGCTTCTCGCTCCTGCTCGAGGGCGGTGCGACGCTGTCGAACATCAAGGAGCTCCGCGCCCGCGCCAAGGGCAGACCGTTCCTCCGCTTCGTTCGCGAGACCAAGGACTCGGATCTGGTGGTCATCTTCGGCGAGAACTCGGCGGCGACCCTGGGCCTGGCGGCCGCCATGTTGGCGCTGACGCTGGCGTGGGCGACCGGTGACGCGCGCTGGGATGCCGTCGGCAGCATCGCCGTCGGGCTCATCCTCGTGGTGGTCGCGGTGTTCCTCGCGGTCGAGGTGAAGTCGCTGCTGATGGGTGAGCGCGCCGACACCGAGGTCGACGAGGCGGTCGCCCGCATCGCCGCGGCGGACCCCGACATCATCGAGGTTCTGCGGGTGCTCACGCTCCAACAGGGTCCCGGCGAGGTCATGGTCGCGCTCAAGCTGCGCATGCGTGCCGAGCTCACCGCCAACGATCTGTGCGGTGCCATCAATCGCTTCGAGGCGGCGCTCCAGCGCGAGCGTCCCGAGGTCAAGTGGTCGTTCGTCGAGCCCGACGTCGAGGCGTGA